A region from the Terriglobia bacterium genome encodes:
- a CDS encoding HAD family hydrolase, translated as MKRKTPRRSVPAKIVFLFDVDNTLLDNDQVIADLSKYLKREVGPRRARCYWTIFEQLRSQLGYADYLGALQRYRSEYPHDLGLLAVSRFLINYPFANRLFPNSLDVIERVKQWGAAVLLTDGDVVFQPRKVDRSGLYEAVDGRTLIYVHKEHELADVEAQYPADHYVMVDDKLRILAAIKKIWGRRVTTVFVRQGHYALDPKILGTYPAADVSIDRIGALLNYDRQDFVPRAVQVARGSV; from the coding sequence ATGAAAAGAAAAACTCCCAGACGTTCAGTTCCCGCGAAAATCGTTTTCCTTTTCGACGTGGACAACACGTTGCTCGACAACGACCAGGTCATCGCCGACCTCAGCAAATATCTCAAGCGGGAAGTCGGCCCCAGGCGGGCGCGGTGCTACTGGACCATTTTCGAGCAGTTGCGAAGCCAGCTGGGTTACGCCGATTACTTGGGCGCCTTGCAGCGTTACCGAAGCGAGTATCCGCATGACCTGGGTCTGCTGGCCGTTTCGCGTTTCCTCATAAACTATCCCTTTGCTAACCGCCTCTTCCCCAACTCGCTTGACGTCATCGAGCGCGTCAAGCAATGGGGAGCGGCCGTACTTCTGACTGACGGCGACGTCGTTTTCCAACCCCGCAAAGTGGACCGCTCCGGACTTTATGAAGCGGTCGATGGGCGCACGTTGATTTACGTGCATAAAGAGCACGAGTTGGCCGACGTGGAAGCGCAGTACCCAGCGGATCATTATGTCATGGTGGATGATAAGCTGCGCATTCTCGCCGCCATCAAGAAAATCTGGGGCCGGCGGGTGACGACTGTCTTCGTGCGGCAGGGGCACTACGCGCTGGATCCGAAGATTCTGGGGACCTACCCGGCTGCTGACGTGAGTATCGATCGGATCGGCGCTTTGTTGAACTACGACCGGCAAGACTTTGTTCCACGGGCTGTCCAGGTTGCTCGCGGAAGCGTTTGA